The Marivirga tractuosa DSM 4126 genome contains the following window.
TCAAGATATTTATTTCTGATATCTCTGTAGATATAGAAATCAGAATCTATGCTTGCAATTTGATGAATCCCTTTTACCTGTGAAGCAACAATCAGGCTTGCATCTGCCAAATCCATAGGCACATCATCATATTTTTTAGTTAATTCAGAGAGTCGATCAATATGGTCATGCTCCATTTCATAAATCTTCAAACCACCTCTTTTTATCCATTCTAAAAAATTAGCCTGAGCTTTTGTGCCGAAACTCAACATATGAGAAGTCTCGGTAATTACTGGCCAAGTAGTAATAAGTCCTCTCTCGAGTGATTTAAGAAATGAAATTGCTTTTAAATGGTATTTATCGCTTCTGTCAAAAAGCGCAATTAAAGGGCCTGCATCAATGAGAATGTTTTTCATTTAGCATCTTTCTTAAGCGTTGCTTATAGGTGGTTGAGCGATCAGTTTCATTGCTTGAGGCTGCACC
Protein-coding sequences here:
- a CDS encoding type II toxin-antitoxin system VapC family toxin, whose product is MKNILIDAGPLIALFDRSDKYHLKAISFLKSLERGLITTWPVITETSHMLSFGTKAQANFLEWIKRGGLKIYEMEHDHIDRLSELTKKYDDVPMDLADASLIVASQVKGIHQIASIDSDFYIYRDIRNKYLENIFK